A region from the Vibrio sp. SS-MA-C1-2 genome encodes:
- the cysD gene encoding sulfate adenylyltransferase subunit CysD produces MDNSKIEKTKTWTHLKALEAESIAIMREVVAEFDNPVMLYSIGKDSSVLLHLARKAFYPAKIPFPLLHIDTNWKFKEMIEFRDRLAKKYDFDLLVHKNPRGMEMNINPFDHGSAKHTDIMKTEGLKQALNQHGFDAAFGGARRDEEKSRAKERVYSFRDSKHRWNPKDQRPELWNIYNSKIDKGESIRVFPLSNWTELDIWQYIYQEQIEMVPLYFADKRPVVERDGTLIMVDDERMPIEEGEKIEQKMVRFRTLGCYPLTGAIESQATSLTDIIQEMLLTTTSERQGRVIDSDASGSMEKKKMEGYF; encoded by the coding sequence ATGGACAATTCCAAAATAGAGAAAACGAAAACATGGACTCACTTAAAAGCATTAGAAGCCGAATCTATTGCGATCATGCGTGAAGTGGTTGCTGAGTTTGATAATCCTGTGATGCTTTACTCTATAGGTAAAGACTCTTCAGTTCTTCTCCATTTAGCGCGTAAGGCATTTTATCCCGCCAAGATCCCATTTCCATTGTTGCATATTGATACGAATTGGAAATTTAAAGAGATGATTGAGTTTCGAGATCGCTTAGCTAAAAAATACGATTTTGATTTATTGGTCCATAAGAACCCTCGTGGCATGGAGATGAATATCAACCCTTTTGATCACGGTAGCGCAAAGCATACCGATATTATGAAAACAGAAGGATTAAAACAGGCATTGAATCAACACGGTTTTGATGCGGCATTTGGCGGTGCTCGCCGTGATGAAGAGAAATCACGCGCTAAAGAACGGGTTTACTCATTTCGAGATTCAAAACATCGCTGGAATCCGAAAGATCAACGTCCAGAATTATGGAATATCTATAACTCAAAAATAGACAAAGGTGAAAGCATTCGTGTATTTCCGCTATCTAACTGGACTGAATTAGATATCTGGCAATATATCTACCAAGAACAAATTGAGATGGTGCCACTCTATTTTGCGGATAAACGGCCGGTGGTAGAGCGTGATGGTACATTGATTATGGTTGATGATGAACGGATGCCGATTGAAGAGGGTGAGAAAATCGAACAGAAAATGGTGCGCTTTAGGACCTTAGGCTGTTACCCATTAACAGGGGCGATTGAGTCACAAGCAACAAGTTTAACCGATATTATTCAAGAGATGCTACTGACAACGACTTCAGAACGACAAGGACGAGTCATCGATAGCGATGCGTCAGGTTCAATGGAAAAGAAAAAGATGGAAGGATACTTTTAA
- the cysN gene encoding sulfate adenylyltransferase subunit CysN, translating to MSHSSELIAQDIEHYLQRHEQKELVRFITCGSVDDGKSTLIGRLLFDSKMIFDDQMAAIENESKKFNTTDLDFDLALLVDGLQSEREQGITIDVAYRYFSTEERKFIIADTPGHEQYTRNMVTGASTCDLAIILIDARHGVQVQTRRHSYICSLLGIKHLIVAVNKMDAVGYDQKVYQQIKQQYRQFASQLEIEDIRFVPISALHGDNVVNSSENMSWYPGSPLMKLLNTIQIKGAKEQDFRFSVQYVNRPNLDFRGFCGTVLSGEIQVGDNITVLPSGKSSKVKDIVTFDGRLQQAHAGMAITLTLEDEIDISRGDMLAHQSRTPISTFDIAADVVWMGEQPLHPDREYIIKAGSHSTIGVVTKVVDTTDVNTMERNEAAQLGLNEIGRCHFTFNEPLQIDNYHQNRQTGSFIIIDRLSNATVGAAMVIGEIAGIDGADVKHSQTTDYSVFELELNALICQHFPHWQAKNLN from the coding sequence ATGTCACACAGTTCAGAATTAATCGCACAAGATATTGAGCACTACCTACAACGTCATGAGCAAAAAGAGCTTGTCCGTTTTATTACTTGTGGCAGCGTTGATGACGGTAAATCGACCCTAATCGGTCGTCTATTATTCGACAGCAAAATGATCTTTGATGACCAGATGGCCGCCATTGAAAATGAGTCAAAAAAGTTTAATACCACGGATCTTGATTTTGATTTAGCGTTATTGGTTGATGGTTTGCAATCAGAGCGTGAACAAGGGATTACCATTGATGTTGCCTATCGTTATTTCTCTACGGAAGAGCGAAAATTTATTATTGCAGATACCCCGGGGCATGAACAATATACCCGTAATATGGTCACAGGTGCATCAACATGTGATCTAGCCATTATATTAATTGATGCTCGACATGGAGTGCAAGTACAGACGCGCCGTCACTCTTATATCTGCTCACTATTGGGAATTAAGCATCTGATTGTAGCGGTCAATAAAATGGATGCCGTCGGTTATGATCAGAAGGTCTATCAACAAATTAAACAGCAATATCGTCAGTTTGCTAGTCAGTTAGAAATTGAAGATATTCGTTTTGTCCCAATCTCTGCACTTCATGGCGACAATGTTGTTAATAGCAGTGAAAATATGAGTTGGTATCCAGGCTCTCCATTGATGAAGCTTTTGAATACCATTCAGATAAAAGGGGCAAAAGAGCAAGATTTTCGTTTCTCTGTGCAATATGTCAATCGTCCAAACCTGGATTTTAGAGGGTTCTGTGGCACGGTGTTATCTGGTGAAATTCAAGTTGGTGATAACATTACAGTGCTGCCATCAGGGAAAAGCAGTAAGGTAAAAGATATTGTCACATTTGATGGTCGTTTACAGCAAGCTCATGCTGGTATGGCGATTACTTTAACGTTAGAAGATGAAATTGATATTAGCCGTGGAGATATGTTAGCGCATCAGAGCCGTACTCCGATTTCAACCTTTGACATTGCTGCTGATGTGGTTTGGATGGGAGAGCAACCACTTCATCCAGATCGGGAGTATATTATTAAAGCGGGAAGTCACTCGACCATCGGTGTTGTGACTAAAGTGGTTGATACCACCGATGTTAATACTATGGAGCGAAATGAAGCGGCACAGTTAGGGCTTAATGAGATTGGACGCTGTCACTTCACCTTTAATGAGCCTCTACAGATTGATAACTACCATCAAAATAGACAAACAGGTTCGTTTATTATTATCGATCGTTTATCCAATGCCACTGTTGGTGCTGCGATGGTTATTGGTGAAATAGCTGGCATTGATGGTGCTGACGTTAAACACTCGCAAACAACTGATTATTCGGTATTTGAGTTGGAGTTGAATGCGTTAATTTGCCAGCACTTTCCTCATTGGCAAGCCAAAAATTTAAATTAG
- a CDS encoding SLC13 family permease, producing MSLSLLFVLTLFILTIICLIRFQKQPATVFGISLITLYMTNQISTEQLILSASNQGVLTLILLLIASIGLEKTRCLNLIAQVIIKPNFESTWLRMFGLTALSSAFFSNTAVVSTLLIPLKNNPYHNASRLLLPLSFAAILGGTLTLVGTSTNLIVNSLMEEKGEASLKFFDFTVIGLAVVVSCGIVLYLLRNRLPDIDQPLLSPEVLSHQNYVIEARVEQNSSLVGQTIERKGLKHLESLFLVEISRENQTIYPVNMSEALQVNDKLIFNGDVTKLNQLDHFDGISLFAGSEGLDLDNLIEVIIRPSSSLIGKTLENSNFRNKFNAAVVAIKRDGEQISGKLHDQTLCDGDYLVLAKQTLPTKKAKTGEKKKRETSTKQREFYQQPKFNQHFILLSDLATETKLSGFKELFTVVGFFFSIFLAALGLVPLFKGLIVYISMMLLLGLFSINELIRRLPINLWLIITSAIGLSYGLQNNHFITFLSQHYLETINTIEPFYALCTIFFCTLILTELVTNNAAAALMFPIAFAVSELLQLNLMPFIMAIAFGGSASFITPYGYQTNLMVFNLGEYSLGDFIKVGLPVSIVYSITAITTIYFYLPLT from the coding sequence ATGTCATTAAGTTTATTGTTTGTCTTAACCCTGTTTATCCTGACAATTATTTGTCTGATCCGATTTCAAAAACAACCTGCGACGGTATTTGGCATCTCTTTAATCACCCTCTATATGACTAATCAAATCTCTACCGAGCAGCTGATTTTAAGTGCATCTAATCAAGGGGTGTTGACTTTAATTTTACTGCTAATTGCATCTATTGGTTTAGAAAAAACCCGTTGCCTTAACTTAATTGCTCAAGTGATTATTAAGCCTAACTTTGAATCGACATGGCTAAGAATGTTCGGTTTAACCGCATTAAGCTCGGCATTTTTTAGTAATACAGCGGTCGTTTCAACACTGTTAATTCCCTTAAAAAACAATCCGTACCACAATGCGAGTCGGCTACTTCTACCGCTCTCGTTTGCCGCAATTTTAGGGGGAACATTAACGTTAGTTGGCACCTCGACCAACTTAATCGTTAATAGCTTAATGGAGGAGAAAGGTGAAGCTTCTTTAAAGTTTTTTGACTTTACCGTTATTGGTCTTGCCGTTGTTGTTTCTTGTGGCATCGTTTTATATTTATTAAGAAATAGGCTGCCCGATATTGATCAACCGCTTTTATCTCCAGAGGTATTATCACATCAGAACTATGTTATTGAGGCGAGAGTTGAACAGAATTCATCATTAGTGGGACAAACCATAGAAAGAAAAGGGCTAAAGCATTTAGAGTCTCTCTTTCTGGTCGAAATCTCAAGAGAGAATCAGACGATCTATCCTGTGAATATGAGTGAAGCTTTGCAGGTTAATGATAAGCTAATTTTTAATGGCGATGTGACGAAATTGAACCAACTTGACCATTTTGATGGTATTTCACTTTTTGCAGGTAGTGAAGGTTTAGATCTCGATAATTTAATCGAAGTGATCATTAGGCCGAGCAGTAGTTTAATTGGTAAAACGTTAGAGAATTCAAATTTTAGAAACAAATTCAACGCGGCAGTGGTTGCAATAAAGCGAGATGGTGAGCAAATCTCAGGAAAATTACACGATCAAACATTATGTGATGGAGACTATCTAGTATTAGCTAAGCAAACGTTGCCAACAAAAAAGGCAAAAACTGGAGAGAAGAAAAAGAGAGAGACATCGACGAAACAGCGAGAGTTTTACCAACAACCTAAATTTAATCAACACTTTATTTTACTCTCTGATCTAGCAACAGAGACTAAATTGTCAGGCTTTAAAGAGTTGTTTACCGTTGTCGGTTTCTTCTTTTCAATCTTTTTAGCCGCACTGGGTCTTGTTCCTCTGTTTAAAGGGCTGATAGTGTATATCAGTATGATGTTGTTACTCGGACTTTTTTCTATTAATGAGCTGATTCGTCGTCTGCCAATTAATTTATGGTTAATTATCACCTCGGCAATTGGTCTCTCTTATGGCTTGCAAAATAACCATTTTATCACTTTTTTATCGCAACATTACTTAGAAACAATCAATACCATTGAGCCATTTTATGCACTCTGTACGATATTTTTTTGTACTTTAATATTAACAGAGTTAGTGACGAATAATGCAGCAGCTGCATTGATGTTTCCGATTGCTTTTGCTGTATCTGAGCTTTTACAACTGAATTTAATGCCCTTTATTATGGCTATCGCCTTTGGTGGTTCCGCCAGTTTTATTACGCCTTATGGTTACCAAACAAATTTAATGGTTTTTAATCTGGGGGAATATAGTTTAGGGGATTTTATTAAGGTTGGGTTGCCTGTCAGTATTGTTTATAGCATCACTGCAATTACTACTATCTATTTCTATCTCCCTCTTACTTAA
- the cysC gene encoding adenylyl-sulfate kinase, which produces MLTELQITDDKAQFPDRQKKSPDVVWHQSSISQKNRTQLNEHQSALLWFTGISGSGKSTIANAVEVELYRRGVRTYLLDGDNVRHGLNSDLGFSDQHRTENIRRVGETGKLFVDAGLIVLAAFISPFRVDRLAVRNKLSAGQFIEIFVDTPIDICEQRDPKGLYQKARKGQVSAFTGIDSTYQPPKNPEIRLESGNKNVDQLAKDVVNYLEDRGLLEFVIEQ; this is translated from the coding sequence ATGCTAACTGAATTACAAATAACTGATGATAAAGCTCAATTCCCTGATAGACAAAAAAAATCACCTGATGTGGTGTGGCACCAAAGTTCAATTTCTCAGAAAAATCGGACTCAACTCAATGAGCATCAATCTGCATTATTGTGGTTTACGGGTATCAGTGGGTCAGGTAAATCAACCATTGCTAATGCGGTGGAAGTTGAATTGTATCGCCGAGGTGTACGAACTTATCTGTTAGATGGTGATAATGTTAGACATGGCTTAAACAGTGATTTAGGGTTTTCGGATCAACATAGAACGGAAAATATTCGTCGAGTGGGAGAAACCGGTAAGTTATTTGTTGATGCGGGATTAATTGTACTGGCTGCGTTTATCTCACCTTTTCGCGTTGATCGTCTAGCAGTGAGAAATAAACTGAGTGCAGGGCAGTTTATTGAAATTTTTGTCGATACACCGATAGACATTTGTGAGCAGCGAGATCCTAAAGGTTTATATCAGAAGGCGAGAAAGGGGCAAGTCAGTGCTTTTACTGGAATAGATTCAACTTATCAGCCACCTAAAAATCCAGAAATTAGATTAGAGAGTGGAAATAAAAATGTTGATCAGTTAGCAAAGGACGTCGTTAATTACTTAGAGGATAGGGGATTACTTGAATTCGTCATCGAACAGTAG
- the nirC gene encoding nitrite transporter NirC → MFGETIKKCSDNATRIVNLADKNPIGFWISGAMAGAYVGLGIILIFTFGNVVDPSIRPLVMGTTFGIALTLVIIAGSELFTGHTMFLTFGAKTKAITWFDNLRILPQTWIANLLGSIGVALLFYYAGGGKILPDTNSLVHKVALAKVSAPALTLFVKGILCNWLVCLAIWMCQRVEGTGKFIAIWWCLLAFIGCGYEHSIANMTIFALSWFGHHSADFTLGGIGYNLLWVTLGNIVSGVVFMGLGYWYVTPKEQRPVVMK, encoded by the coding sequence ATGTTCGGAGAAACGATTAAGAAGTGTAGCGACAATGCGACACGAATAGTTAACTTAGCGGATAAGAATCCAATTGGTTTTTGGATCAGTGGCGCGATGGCTGGCGCATATGTTGGATTAGGTATCATTTTAATTTTCACTTTTGGTAACGTCGTCGATCCTTCTATTCGTCCATTAGTAATGGGGACTACATTTGGTATCGCATTAACTCTTGTGATCATTGCGGGCTCTGAGCTTTTTACTGGTCACACCATGTTTTTAACTTTTGGTGCAAAAACTAAAGCTATCACATGGTTTGATAACCTACGCATCTTGCCGCAAACTTGGATTGCTAATCTTCTTGGTTCTATTGGTGTTGCTCTGCTCTTTTATTATGCAGGTGGTGGTAAAATTCTACCTGATACCAACAGTCTGGTACATAAAGTTGCTTTAGCTAAAGTATCTGCGCCAGCGCTAACACTTTTTGTTAAAGGGATTCTTTGTAACTGGTTAGTTTGTCTTGCGATTTGGATGTGTCAGCGTGTGGAAGGTACTGGGAAATTCATTGCAATTTGGTGGTGTCTATTAGCCTTTATTGGTTGTGGTTATGAACACTCCATTGCAAATATGACTATCTTTGCTCTTTCTTGGTTTGGTCATCACAGCGCTGATTTTACCTTAGGTGGTATTGGTTATAATCTATTGTGGGTTACTTTAGGTAATATCGTGTCTGGTGTGGTCTTTATGGGACTAGGATATTGGTACGTTACGCCAAAAGAACAACGTCCTGTTGTTATGAAGTAG
- a CDS encoding sodium:alanine symporter family protein: MNNANESWITALNDVLMSIIGAINGLLWGQVLVYLLVAVGVYFTLRLSFIQIRQFKHGISVLKNGKDTSEGISSYQVFCTSMAARVGTGNMAGVAVALTVGGPGAIFWMWVIAIFGMATAFIESTLAQVYKVRDSDGQYRGGPAYYMEKGLGMRWMGTLFSIFLIIAFGLVFNAVQANTISEALHHSFGFDQTVMGIVIVIASAFFIMGGLTKIAQASSKIVPVMAVGYLAIAIIVVIMNITELPAAISLIVKSAFGWQEAAAGGVAYTIAQAMQSGIARGLFSNEAGMGSAANIAASATPNPNHPASQGFVQMIGVFADTIVICTASAAMIMLSGVMNEPNAAQGIGLLQQALSSELGGWTTYFMAAAIILFCFSSIIANYSYAETNIMFLNGNSKKGLMIFRLVVLAMVMFGSVASLPVVWNMADASMGLMALINIVALVLLSKLAINVIKDYESQLKAGKVPEFDATKFPELHKHDHEWTPEKQNIKRV, encoded by the coding sequence ATGAACAATGCAAATGAGAGTTGGATAACAGCACTTAATGACGTGCTAATGTCAATTATAGGTGCAATAAATGGTCTTCTTTGGGGACAAGTTCTTGTCTACTTATTAGTTGCAGTTGGCGTTTATTTCACATTACGTCTTAGTTTTATCCAGATCCGTCAGTTTAAACACGGCATCAGTGTTTTAAAAAATGGTAAAGACACCAGTGAAGGAATTAGCTCTTATCAAGTATTCTGTACTTCAATGGCTGCTCGCGTGGGTACCGGTAATATGGCAGGGGTTGCAGTTGCATTAACAGTAGGTGGACCTGGTGCTATATTCTGGATGTGGGTAATCGCAATATTTGGTATGGCAACGGCCTTTATTGAATCAACCTTAGCGCAAGTATACAAAGTCCGTGATTCGGATGGTCAATACCGTGGTGGCCCTGCCTATTATATGGAAAAAGGGTTAGGTATGCGTTGGATGGGCACCCTTTTTTCTATCTTCCTTATCATCGCATTCGGTTTAGTCTTTAACGCAGTTCAGGCAAATACTATTTCAGAAGCGTTACATCACTCATTTGGCTTCGATCAAACTGTAATGGGGATCGTGATTGTTATTGCATCAGCTTTCTTTATTATGGGCGGATTGACTAAAATTGCCCAAGCTTCATCTAAAATCGTCCCTGTCATGGCTGTCGGTTATTTAGCGATTGCGATTATCGTTGTGATTATGAATATCACTGAACTTCCTGCTGCAATCTCTTTAATTGTTAAGAGTGCGTTTGGCTGGCAAGAAGCGGCTGCTGGTGGTGTTGCTTATACGATTGCTCAGGCAATGCAAAGTGGTATTGCACGTGGTCTATTTTCAAATGAAGCCGGTATGGGTTCTGCAGCGAATATTGCTGCGAGTGCAACACCAAATCCAAATCACCCAGCCTCGCAAGGTTTTGTTCAGATGATTGGTGTATTTGCTGATACTATCGTTATCTGTACCGCTTCAGCAGCAATGATTATGCTATCTGGTGTGATGAATGAGCCTAATGCGGCACAAGGTATCGGTCTACTACAGCAAGCATTAAGCAGTGAGCTAGGTGGTTGGACAACCTACTTCATGGCTGCGGCAATTATTCTGTTCTGTTTCTCATCAATTATTGCAAACTACAGTTATGCAGAAACGAACATCATGTTCCTAAATGGTAACTCTAAAAAGGGGTTAATGATCTTCCGTTTAGTCGTTCTTGCCATGGTGATGTTTGGTTCAGTTGCTTCATTGCCAGTCGTTTGGAATATGGCAGATGCATCAATGGGCTTAATGGCATTAATCAACATTGTTGCACTAGTCCTATTATCTAAGTTAGCGATTAATGTAATTAAAGATTATGAGTCACAGCTTAAAGCCGGTAAAGTGCCAGAGTTTGATGCAACTAAATTCCCTGAATTACACAAGCATGACCATGAATGGACGCCTGAAAAACAGAATATTAAGCGTGTTTAA
- a CDS encoding lytic transglycosylase domain-containing protein: MFRLGVEKSLQQQLPYRYQINQQFLRYRPTVQFILAELKRRDLPPELALLPMIESSYNPDVISPAKAVGLWQLIPSTAKRFGLEINNFNDQRFDVEKSSQAALDYLSFLYNKFDQDLYFTIAAYNSGEGRVSRAIKKMINHQMANPMSHKEITLPGETQSYIYKFFALQQLVDEAVLRLDVDYIWLNNKSKSGVMIEQIETDSSKPNLLINDEVDKHQKALSKKEQVELINLYNPQAIINMNSVKPLIDLN; encoded by the coding sequence GTGTTTCGATTGGGAGTAGAAAAAAGCTTGCAGCAACAATTACCTTATCGGTACCAGATTAATCAACAATTCTTACGTTATCGTCCTACCGTTCAATTTATTTTAGCTGAATTGAAACGCCGTGATTTACCACCTGAATTAGCCTTATTGCCAATGATTGAGTCGAGTTATAACCCAGATGTCATTTCACCGGCAAAAGCGGTGGGGTTATGGCAACTTATTCCTTCTACCGCGAAAAGGTTTGGGTTGGAAATAAATAATTTCAATGACCAACGATTTGATGTGGAAAAAAGTAGCCAAGCTGCCTTAGATTATCTTTCATTTTTATATAATAAGTTTGATCAAGATCTTTACTTTACTATTGCTGCTTATAATAGTGGGGAGGGACGAGTAAGTCGTGCAATTAAAAAAATGATAAATCATCAAATGGCCAACCCGATGAGTCATAAAGAGATTACGTTACCCGGTGAAACTCAAAGTTATATCTATAAGTTTTTTGCTCTACAACAGTTGGTTGATGAGGCAGTATTGCGACTTGATGTGGATTATATTTGGTTAAATAATAAGTCGAAAAGCGGAGTAATGATTGAGCAAATTGAAACGGATAGCTCAAAACCCAATTTATTAATTAACGATGAAGTGGATAAACATCAAAAGGCATTGAGTAAAAAAGAGCAGGTGGAATTGATTAACTTGTATAACCCACAAGCTATTATCAACATGAACTCGGTTAAGCCATTAATAGATCTTAATTGA
- the flhB gene encoding flagellar biosynthesis protein FlhB — translation MSDTAGDKSESASSQKLDKAKKKGQLPRAKEFTTAVALIITVLYLYQSAGMMWQSINELFSLTYQFDLKTIDNPLYLQHITGKALFLIIQLFAPLFLYKFISVIISSVILGGWVFNLSLLQPKFEKISPIAGVKRIFSLNSIVELIKNVVKVSLIFYILYHSVSSNIGAISVLSRASFTGAIAVILDSFFWHIVALFSVIIFFSLLDVPYQIYDFGKKMKMSKQELKDEHKESEGRPEIKARVRQIQMQMAQGSINKAVPTADVVLMNPTHFAVAIKYDLERAQAPYLVAKGKDEVAFYIREIAQKSDVEVLVIPELARSIFHSTQNDQMIPNQLFVAVAHVLTYVNQLRRWRQGAGHLKPTPLPHFNIPEFDKTENNNEESKE, via the coding sequence ATGTCAGATACCGCAGGTGATAAAAGTGAATCGGCCTCCAGTCAAAAGCTAGATAAAGCAAAAAAGAAAGGCCAACTCCCCAGAGCCAAAGAGTTTACGACTGCCGTTGCGCTTATCATAACCGTACTTTATCTTTATCAGTCTGCTGGGATGATGTGGCAGAGCATTAATGAGCTTTTTAGTCTCACTTACCAATTTGATCTAAAAACCATTGATAACCCTCTCTACCTGCAACATATTACGGGTAAAGCGCTATTTCTTATTATTCAACTTTTTGCCCCCCTTTTTCTTTATAAATTTATCTCCGTCATTATTAGTAGTGTCATTTTAGGTGGTTGGGTCTTTAATCTTTCGTTGTTACAACCCAAATTTGAAAAGATCAGTCCGATTGCTGGTGTAAAACGTATTTTTTCACTTAATTCTATTGTTGAACTTATTAAGAATGTGGTCAAAGTCTCGCTTATTTTTTATATTTTATATCACTCAGTCTCTTCAAATATTGGCGCAATATCCGTTCTTTCTAGGGCAAGTTTTACCGGAGCGATTGCCGTTATTTTGGATAGTTTTTTCTGGCATATTGTCGCATTATTTAGTGTCATCATCTTTTTTAGTTTACTTGATGTTCCTTACCAGATTTATGACTTTGGTAAGAAGATGAAAATGTCAAAACAGGAGCTAAAAGATGAACATAAAGAGTCAGAGGGTCGTCCAGAAATCAAAGCGCGGGTAAGACAAATTCAGATGCAAATGGCACAAGGCTCAATCAATAAAGCGGTGCCCACTGCCGATGTCGTGCTAATGAACCCCACCCATTTTGCAGTAGCGATTAAATATGACTTAGAGCGCGCCCAAGCTCCTTATTTAGTGGCGAAGGGAAAAGATGAAGTGGCGTTTTATATTCGAGAGATTGCGCAAAAAAGTGATGTTGAAGTTTTAGTCATTCCTGAGCTAGCCAGATCGATATTTCATTCAACCCAAAATGATCAAATGATCCCAAACCAGCTATTTGTCGCCGTTGCTCATGTTCTTACTTATGTCAATCAACTCCGACGTTGGCGACAAGGTGCTGGTCATTTAAAACCCACACCTCTTCCCCACTTTAATATTCCAGAATTTGATAAAACAGAAAACAACAATGAAGAAAGTAAAGAATAA
- the fliR gene encoding flagellar biosynthetic protein FliR, with translation MEITFAQITQWLGYFWWPFVRCAGFFIFSPIYGDGAVPSRVKILLAMIFAFLLMPIIESAPPFNPFSFTTVLITFYQLLFGAMIGFSIMLFFTIYTMAGQAISMQMGLAMAIMNDPSNGISVAIIGRFFLILCTLLFLSFDAHLVILAIFKESFELWPLDNPIPYQSLLELAKMFSWVIASALMMALPAIVIMLMSNIAFGVMNKAAPSLNVFALGFPMTMVLGMFALAISLTGVGDSYLSKLLEMQDYMRHIMGL, from the coding sequence ATGGAGATAACTTTTGCACAAATTACCCAATGGTTAGGCTACTTCTGGTGGCCTTTTGTCCGTTGTGCTGGCTTCTTTATTTTTAGCCCTATATATGGTGACGGTGCCGTTCCCAGCCGAGTAAAAATATTATTAGCAATGATCTTTGCTTTTCTCTTAATGCCAATCATTGAGTCTGCACCACCATTTAACCCATTTTCGTTTACTACCGTATTAATCACTTTTTATCAGCTGTTATTTGGTGCCATGATTGGGTTTTCGATTATGCTTTTTTTCACCATTTATACCATGGCTGGACAGGCTATTTCGATGCAAATGGGTTTAGCGATGGCGATTATGAATGACCCAAGCAATGGAATTAGTGTGGCGATTATTGGTCGTTTCTTTTTAATTCTTTGTACTTTGCTTTTTTTAAGTTTTGATGCTCATTTGGTGATTCTGGCAATATTTAAAGAGAGTTTTGAACTTTGGCCTTTAGATAATCCAATCCCTTATCAAAGTTTATTAGAGCTAGCCAAAATGTTTTCATGGGTTATTGCTTCTGCTTTAATGATGGCACTACCCGCTATTGTTATTATGTTAATGAGTAATATCGCCTTTGGTGTGATGAATAAAGCGGCACCGTCTTTAAACGTTTTTGCTTTAGGTTTCCCAATGACGATGGTTTTAGGCATGTTTGCCCTAGCAATATCATTAACCGGAGTTGGTGACAGCTATTTAAGTAAATTATTAGAGATGCAAGATTACATGCGTCATATTATGGGGTTGTAG
- the fliQ gene encoding flagellar biosynthesis protein FliQ: MEPELAVTLVSKAIWLIVIIVGVLIVPSLLVGLVVAIFQAVTQVNEQTLSFLPRLIVTLLTIIVTSHWLLQQITELFDFIFTSIPTSIG, from the coding sequence ATGGAACCTGAATTAGCGGTTACATTAGTCTCAAAAGCCATTTGGTTAATTGTCATTATTGTTGGAGTATTAATTGTTCCAAGTCTACTTGTTGGCTTAGTTGTCGCTATCTTTCAAGCTGTTACTCAGGTCAATGAACAAACACTCTCCTTCTTACCACGATTGATTGTGACCTTATTAACGATTATTGTTACCAGTCATTGGCTATTGCAACAGATCACCGAGCTTTTTGATTTTATCTTCACCTCTATACCCACCAGCATTGGTTAG